One window from the genome of Metabacillus flavus encodes:
- a CDS encoding Spx/MgsR family RNA polymerase-binding regulatory protein, translating to MSDLTFFTYPSCTSCRKTKHWLKANEVDFEERHMFRETPNADELKKILQLTTDGIDEILATRSQTFKELNLDIEDMNLSSLLKLLSDEPKLLRRPILTDGKKLVVGYNPQALSKLTKNGQLHMSVS from the coding sequence ATGAGCGACTTAACTTTTTTCACTTATCCTAGCTGCACTTCATGCAGAAAAACTAAACACTGGCTGAAAGCAAACGAGGTCGATTTTGAGGAAAGGCATATGTTCCGAGAGACTCCTAACGCAGATGAACTTAAAAAAATTCTCCAGCTGACGACAGACGGCATAGATGAAATTCTTGCCACGAGAAGCCAAACCTTCAAAGAACTGAATCTGGACATAGAAGATATGAATCTGTCATCGCTGCTGAAGCTTTTATCCGATGAACCGAAGCTTCTCCGCCGGCCCATCCTGACAGATGGAAAAAAACTGGTCGTCGGCTATAATCCGCAAGCCTTAAGCAAGTTAACAAAAAATGGTCAGCTTCATATGTCAGTCTCTTAA
- a CDS encoding polysaccharide biosynthesis protein, whose amino-acid sequence MAYRTRLSLLILIDSIIVLTAVFFSRFIVSADIHVLTVPVIISSFTLLICHHIFSYIYKLYKKAWEYASIDELLMIMKAVTISIMTAGIVQEVAFHDVYFRLLAVTWMLHMLLIGGSRFCWRVYRDTLIRRTTNKKRTLIIGAGAAGTMVARQLKNNREAELHPVAFIDDSKRKQNLDIMGLPVVGGVPQIALAVENLNIDNIVIAIPSLKKKELNRIFQECGKTSAKTKILPMLEDLVTGKISVSQFRDVQVEDLLGREPIKLDIGSISEYIEGRTVLVTGAGGSIGSEICRQISKFHPKKLILLGHGENSIYSIEMELNELYKDKSIEFITEIAELQDLNKMNHVMSKHLPHVVYHAAAHKHVPLMERNPEEAIKNNLIGTRNAAQAASWNGVETFVMVSTDKAVNPTSVMGATKRLAEMVIQHMDTVSDTRFVAVRFGNVLGSRGSVIPLFTKQIQNGGPVTVTHPDMIRYFMTIPEASRLVIQAGALADGGEIFVLDMGDPVKIVDLAKNLIILSGNSIEDIEIEFTGIRPGEKLFEELLQEEEVHEEQIYPKIYIGKKSELLIEDIEELLLSYPHLTSQELREKLLELANRRPAAKELLSVPG is encoded by the coding sequence TTGGCTTATCGGACAAGACTGTCCTTGCTTATTCTGATTGATTCCATCATTGTGCTAACGGCTGTGTTTTTCAGCCGCTTTATCGTTTCTGCAGATATACATGTATTAACGGTGCCCGTCATCATCAGTTCTTTCACGCTCCTCATCTGCCATCATATTTTCTCCTATATTTACAAGCTGTACAAAAAAGCCTGGGAATACGCGAGCATTGATGAACTCCTGATGATAATGAAGGCAGTAACCATTTCAATCATGACAGCAGGAATTGTACAGGAAGTTGCTTTTCACGATGTCTATTTCAGACTCCTTGCTGTGACCTGGATGCTGCATATGCTGCTTATCGGAGGCTCCAGGTTTTGCTGGAGGGTATATAGAGATACATTAATTAGAAGAACCACCAATAAAAAGCGAACTCTTATTATCGGAGCTGGAGCTGCGGGAACCATGGTAGCAAGGCAGCTGAAAAACAATCGGGAAGCAGAATTGCATCCGGTCGCATTTATAGATGACAGTAAAAGAAAACAAAACCTCGATATAATGGGACTGCCCGTAGTAGGAGGAGTACCACAGATTGCATTAGCTGTTGAAAATCTAAATATTGATAACATTGTAATTGCCATTCCTTCCCTTAAGAAAAAAGAGCTGAACCGGATCTTCCAGGAATGCGGCAAAACGAGTGCGAAAACAAAGATTTTGCCTATGCTCGAAGATTTAGTCACAGGCAAGATATCTGTCAGTCAATTCCGAGATGTCCAGGTTGAGGACCTGCTTGGGCGAGAACCGATAAAGCTTGATATCGGGAGCATTTCTGAATATATCGAAGGAAGAACGGTTCTTGTAACAGGTGCAGGCGGATCTATAGGATCTGAGATTTGCCGCCAGATTTCGAAGTTCCATCCAAAAAAGCTCATTCTTCTGGGTCATGGTGAAAACAGCATTTATTCTATTGAAATGGAACTGAACGAGCTGTATAAGGACAAAAGCATTGAATTTATTACAGAAATAGCGGAGCTTCAGGATCTCAATAAAATGAATCATGTTATGTCTAAACATTTGCCGCATGTGGTATACCATGCAGCAGCGCATAAGCATGTGCCTCTTATGGAGAGAAATCCGGAAGAAGCTATCAAAAATAATTTAATCGGAACAAGAAATGCAGCCCAGGCGGCCAGCTGGAACGGCGTCGAAACGTTTGTTATGGTTTCTACCGATAAAGCGGTTAACCCGACAAGTGTAATGGGAGCAACGAAGAGGCTGGCAGAAATGGTCATTCAGCATATGGATACAGTCAGTGATACCCGATTTGTGGCGGTTCGATTTGGAAATGTTCTTGGAAGCAGGGGAAGCGTCATTCCGCTTTTTACAAAACAAATTCAAAATGGTGGCCCGGTAACAGTTACTCATCCAGATATGATCAGGTATTTCATGACGATTCCAGAAGCATCGAGACTGGTTATTCAGGCTGGTGCACTTGCAGATGGAGGAGAAATTTTCGTCTTGGATATGGGGGATCCTGTTAAAATCGTGGACCTTGCCAAAAACTTAATAATTCTTTCAGGGAATTCCATAGAAGATATTGAAATCGAATTTACAGGAATCCGGCCAGGAGAAAAACTTTTCGAAGAATTGCTGCAAGAAGAGGAAGTACATGAAGAACAGATTTACCCAAAAATTTATATCGGCAAGAAGTCAGAGCTGCTTATAGAGGATATAGAAGAATTGCTGCTTTCTTATCCGCATCTTACTTCGCAGGAATTAAGAGAGAAACTATTAGAGCTTGCCA
- the comGF gene encoding competence type IV pilus minor pilin ComGF, with product MTPPVKKERFAFRFTDSAGFSFLNMLLSLGIFSLIVSSLFPLIMFFYTSMEGYRDISNLEWEFFSEQATIELKGAESPVINGETLSFTNRLKQKVTYQRYGTYLRRQVNQTGNEIVLQKVEKAEMQVIKNRIVFHVTSKSGKARTLSIRSVNNGAG from the coding sequence ATGACGCCACCGGTAAAAAAAGAGAGATTTGCTTTCAGATTCACTGATTCAGCTGGCTTCTCTTTTCTGAATATGCTTCTTTCACTTGGAATATTCAGTTTAATCGTTTCCTCGCTTTTTCCGCTAATTATGTTTTTTTACACATCAATGGAAGGGTACCGGGATATCAGCAATTTGGAATGGGAGTTTTTCAGCGAACAGGCAACTATCGAATTGAAGGGGGCAGAGTCGCCTGTAATTAACGGCGAAACGCTCTCTTTTACCAATCGCTTAAAGCAGAAGGTTACCTATCAAAGGTACGGAACCTATTTGAGAAGACAGGTAAATCAAACTGGAAATGAGATTGTTCTGCAGAAGGTTGAAAAAGCGGAAATGCAGGTCATTAAGAATAGAATTGTTTTCCATGTAACCAGCAAGAGCGGAAAGGCCCGCACTCTATCAATCAGGTCTGTGAACAATGGAGCGGGATAA
- the comGA gene encoding competence type IV pilus ATPase ComGA, with protein MQEIEALCANVVNQAVELHASDIHIVPKEHYTEVLYRIDDDLLKQQQLPRDVSQRLISHLKFEASMDIGERRKPQSGALSIMLKDLEIPIRLSTLPTIYEESMVIRLLSSEKIPLSSRISLFPSATKKLLSFFYHSHGLMIFTGPTGSGKTTTLYSLLHHAKKHFNRNIITLEDPVEARNQEMMQVQVNEKAGITYAAGLRAILRHDPDIIMVGEIRDSETAKIAIRASLTGHLVLSTMHTRNAKGALYRLLEFGVPQAEIEQTLIAVSAQRLVDIKCPFCPGKCSPFCKKMRKARKAAVFELLYGKNLAAAFKETRGEEETEEYPTLKDVIKKGIALGFLSNAAYHRWIFSNED; from the coding sequence TTGCAGGAAATTGAAGCATTATGTGCTAATGTGGTCAATCAGGCAGTCGAGCTTCATGCTTCAGATATTCATATCGTTCCGAAAGAACATTACACAGAGGTTCTTTACAGGATTGATGATGATCTCCTCAAACAGCAGCAGCTGCCAAGAGATGTGTCTCAGCGCCTCATATCCCACTTGAAATTTGAAGCATCAATGGACATTGGGGAGCGAAGAAAGCCACAGAGCGGAGCTTTATCGATTATGTTAAAAGATTTAGAGATCCCAATTCGTCTTTCAACTCTTCCTACAATCTATGAAGAGAGTATGGTTATTCGTCTCTTGTCCAGCGAGAAAATTCCTCTATCATCCCGGATCTCTCTATTTCCCTCTGCAACTAAAAAGCTTCTATCCTTCTTTTATCATTCTCACGGTTTAATGATTTTTACAGGCCCCACCGGCTCAGGTAAAACTACGACCCTGTACTCGCTGCTTCACCATGCAAAAAAGCATTTTAACCGGAACATTATTACACTGGAGGATCCGGTAGAAGCTCGAAATCAGGAAATGATGCAGGTGCAGGTGAACGAAAAGGCAGGTATCACCTATGCAGCAGGCTTAAGAGCTATTTTAAGGCATGATCCGGATATCATTATGGTGGGTGAAATCAGGGATTCAGAAACAGCGAAAATAGCGATACGTGCATCGTTAACCGGACATCTGGTCCTAAGCACGATGCATACGCGAAATGCAAAAGGAGCACTATACCGATTGCTGGAATTTGGGGTGCCTCAGGCCGAAATAGAGCAGACACTCATTGCCGTGTCTGCTCAAAGACTTGTGGATATAAAGTGTCCTTTCTGTCCGGGAAAATGTTCACCTTTTTGCAAAAAGATGAGAAAGGCAAGGAAAGCGGCAGTTTTTGAGCTTCTTTACGGAAAGAATTTAGCTGCTGCTTTTAAGGAAACAAGAGGGGAAGAAGAAACGGAAGAGTACCCAACCTTGAAAGATGTGATTAAAAAGGGGATTGCGCTGGGGTTTTTATCCAACGCCGCCTATCACAGATGGATTTTCTCAAATGAAGACTAA
- a CDS encoding MBL fold metallo-hydrolase, whose amino-acid sequence MNWERIPLGPLQTNCYVLSNKDKECIIFDPGSEGNKLNQLLQARGLKPLAILLTHAHFDHIGAVDEVRGRWNVPVYVHKKEKDWLPSPELNGSHFFQAGPIHARPADEFVLPGEPLTFKDFTFQVLYTPGHSPGSVSYYHEETKAVFSGDVLFKEGVGRTDLPGGDHQLLIKSIHDQLMNLPEDTFVLSGHGPETTIQDEMDRNPFLNGF is encoded by the coding sequence ATGAATTGGGAACGAATTCCGCTAGGTCCACTGCAAACAAACTGTTACGTGTTAAGCAATAAAGATAAGGAATGCATTATCTTTGATCCGGGAAGCGAAGGAAACAAATTGAATCAGCTTCTTCAGGCAAGAGGCTTAAAACCATTAGCTATATTGCTTACTCATGCTCATTTTGATCACATAGGTGCTGTCGATGAAGTACGCGGCCGGTGGAACGTGCCGGTCTATGTACATAAAAAGGAGAAGGACTGGCTGCCGTCGCCAGAGCTGAATGGCTCTCATTTCTTCCAGGCAGGACCTATTCACGCCAGACCGGCTGATGAATTTGTTCTGCCTGGCGAACCGCTTACATTTAAAGATTTTACATTTCAAGTTCTATATACTCCAGGACACTCTCCCGGCAGCGTTTCTTACTATCATGAGGAAACAAAAGCTGTATTCAGCGGAGATGTCCTGTTCAAAGAGGGAGTCGGAAGGACTGACTTGCCTGGCGGAGATCATCAGCTGCTAATCAAGAGCATCCATGATCAGTTAATGAATCTGCCGGAGGATACGTTTGTGCTGTCCGGTCACGGCCCAGAAACAACGATACAGGATGAAATGGATCGAAATCCTTTTTTGAACGGATTTTAA
- a CDS encoding YqzE family protein: MSSNDYVKYVTQQVVKYMDTPKEQRQQQKEFKKETRTPFWSRWFGVLPISVMLWVKNRRARR, encoded by the coding sequence ATGTCTTCCAATGACTATGTTAAATACGTAACCCAGCAAGTCGTAAAATACATGGATACCCCAAAGGAACAGAGACAGCAGCAGAAGGAATTCAAGAAGGAAACGCGAACTCCATTTTGGAGCCGGTGGTTTGGTGTTCTGCCGATTTCGGTAATGCTTTGGGTGAAGAATAGAAGAGCAAGACGATGA
- a CDS encoding type II secretion system F family protein, with the protein MLIFSEQTLHPFFCEEAKEMINRLRDGEHFERLFDKHYYDKQLPEIVAYGQKNGLLHRELYTYSQYTLTRLESKLSSAASVIQPAVFSAVGLIVLLVYLSMILPMYQMIDQI; encoded by the coding sequence TTGCTGATTTTCAGTGAGCAGACGCTGCATCCTTTTTTTTGTGAGGAAGCAAAAGAAATGATCAATCGGTTAAGAGACGGTGAGCATTTTGAAAGACTTTTCGACAAGCACTATTACGACAAGCAGCTACCGGAAATCGTAGCATATGGACAAAAAAACGGATTGCTCCATAGAGAACTGTATACATACAGCCAGTACACACTTACAAGACTTGAATCCAAGCTATCATCGGCAGCATCCGTTATCCAGCCAGCTGTTTTCAGTGCAGTCGGACTTATTGTTCTTCTTGTTTACTTGTCCATGATTCTCCCCATGTATCAAATGATTGATCAAATTTAG
- the comGD gene encoding competence type IV pilus minor pilin ComGD: MNRKSRRNGFTLIETLIVLSIFSVLSLTAIVSFKPIQEELIVEQFFDQLQKDILYAQQHAVMIRVPCTLLFDENETGYRIREGRADVSADLIKRRLPEGMKLITDTLGLKVSFLANGNISASGKVRIVYRQQTYQITFYLGKGRFVVSKQ; encoded by the coding sequence TTGAACCGGAAAAGTAGGAGGAATGGCTTTACTTTAATCGAAACCCTCATCGTTCTTTCTATCTTTTCTGTGCTTTCATTAACAGCTATTGTTTCCTTCAAACCTATTCAGGAAGAATTGATTGTGGAACAATTTTTCGATCAGCTTCAAAAGGACATCCTTTATGCACAGCAGCACGCTGTAATGATCCGGGTTCCCTGTACACTCCTGTTCGATGAAAATGAAACAGGCTATAGAATTAGAGAGGGCAGGGCCGATGTCTCGGCAGATTTGATAAAAAGACGGCTTCCTGAAGGAATGAAACTTATTACAGACACATTAGGCTTAAAAGTATCGTTTCTTGCAAACGGCAATATCTCTGCAAGCGGGAAAGTGCGGATCGTCTATAGACAGCAAACATATCAGATAACATTCTATCTGGGAAAGGGGCGGTTCGTTGTCAGCAAACAATAA
- the comGG gene encoding competence type IV pilus minor pilin ComGG: protein MERDNIKTGFIYPFTVMLVLLFFMTAIHLTNLLVIEKKYYADTKNFYLLQHLTYKAAAQSTKKVREGLTGDFNIEDPYGTIHFTIVSVSSETKSVSMEITLNKETKYYAYYEYSIPKQLISKWYEW from the coding sequence ATGGAGCGGGATAATATAAAAACCGGCTTTATCTATCCCTTTACAGTCATGCTGGTGCTTCTGTTTTTCATGACAGCAATCCATTTAACAAATTTGCTCGTAATAGAGAAAAAATATTATGCTGACACGAAAAATTTTTACCTGCTGCAGCACCTGACATATAAGGCTGCGGCTCAATCCACAAAAAAAGTGAGGGAGGGTTTAACAGGAGATTTTAACATTGAAGATCCATATGGAACGATTCACTTTACGATTGTATCTGTATCTTCAGAGACGAAAAGTGTATCCATGGAAATCACTCTTAATAAAGAGACCAAGTATTATGCCTATTATGAATACAGCATCCCTAAACAATTGATATCAAAATGGTATGAATGGTAG
- a CDS encoding DUF2626 domain-containing protein has protein sequence MDRMFRVLGFWTGIFAVMFYLGEMEETSLLFFAQTVFFVFLSYLKLSERMYIYIFGAYLTVFFVGFTYWTTFMMVPGQGGH, from the coding sequence ATGGATCGGATGTTTCGTGTGCTGGGATTCTGGACTGGGATCTTTGCGGTCATGTTTTACTTAGGGGAAATGGAAGAAACGTCTTTGTTATTCTTTGCTCAAACGGTATTTTTTGTATTTTTATCCTATCTTAAATTATCTGAACGAATGTACATTTATATTTTTGGAGCCTATTTAACCGTATTCTTTGTCGGATTCACGTATTGGACTACTTTTATGATGGTTCCTGGTCAAGGAGGCCATTAA
- the comGC gene encoding competence type IV pilus major pilin ComGC, whose amino-acid sequence MKNQKGFTLIEMLIVLLVITILLLVTIPNIANHSSNIQNKGCSGLRNMISAQAEAYRMNKETVPTIAVLQSEGYIKSNKCPDGTEVTLDSNGAIVEPEK is encoded by the coding sequence ATGAAAAATCAAAAAGGGTTCACACTCATTGAGATGCTGATTGTTCTTCTTGTCATTACAATACTTTTGCTGGTTACCATTCCTAACATTGCGAATCACAGCAGCAATATACAAAACAAAGGATGTTCCGGTTTGCGCAATATGATTTCTGCCCAAGCCGAAGCTTACAGAATGAATAAAGAGACAGTACCGACTATTGCTGTGCTTCAATCAGAAGGTTACATTAAATCGAATAAGTGTCCCGATGGAACAGAAGTGACTCTGGATTCGAACGGAGCAATTGTTGAACCGGAAAAGTAG
- a CDS encoding type II secretion system protein, whose product MSANNNGFSLLESIAAFSIWCLAVLTLLPGIVSMMQERENSSLEIQAIKQLQNHTADRIMGQAFEEIVMFEEGGVQYKIQNDPEQSCMYWNDATGKKREICFQIH is encoded by the coding sequence TTGTCAGCAAACAATAACGGTTTTTCACTCCTGGAATCCATCGCCGCCTTCTCCATTTGGTGTTTAGCTGTTTTAACTTTATTGCCGGGGATCGTATCCATGATGCAAGAGCGTGAAAACTCATCGCTGGAAATCCAGGCTATAAAACAATTGCAAAATCATACAGCAGATCGGATCATGGGACAGGCTTTTGAGGAAATAGTGATGTTTGAAGAAGGAGGGGTTCAGTATAAAATTCAGAACGATCCAGAACAATCCTGTATGTATTGGAATGACGCCACCGGTAAAAAAAGAGAGATTTGCTTTCAGATTCACTGA
- a CDS encoding SAM-dependent methyltransferase produces the protein MKSLIIQQIEENGGFLSFADYMGLCLYHPKHGYYMTGSQKIGIEGDFYTSSSISEFYGAVMARWFIKKVEAGEIPPVFCEMGSGTGAFIQPFLNEWKRISPSSYQEGVVYCIETSPYHAAALDSLEVFVLSSIQELPDAFSGVFYSNELFDALPVQIAQNREGRIEEIGVGADQGKLIFKAREDHQDSLSDYLIWAEITLPEGYRAEIPIAMLGLLENLQNKLGNAYIVTADYGYFSEQLQTRKKGTIRGYKNHILIPDPFKHPFQMDLTYDIPLTAYIKKAAEFGWVKAAVQKKTEFFWENGLTDFLQETSDPNPFSKAAKDNRAIRSLLSHEGISESFYVLIHKKRG, from the coding sequence TTGAAAAGCCTGATCATTCAGCAAATCGAAGAAAATGGAGGTTTTCTTTCATTTGCGGACTATATGGGTCTATGTCTGTACCATCCTAAGCATGGCTATTATATGACAGGAAGCCAAAAAATCGGCATAGAAGGCGATTTTTATACGTCCAGTTCCATTTCCGAATTTTATGGAGCGGTTATGGCGAGATGGTTTATTAAAAAAGTGGAAGCCGGGGAAATACCCCCGGTTTTTTGTGAAATGGGAAGCGGCACCGGGGCATTCATCCAGCCCTTTTTAAACGAATGGAAAAGGATATCTCCCTCTTCTTATCAGGAAGGAGTGGTTTATTGTATCGAGACAAGCCCATACCATGCGGCGGCGCTTGATTCTCTGGAGGTATTCGTTCTATCTTCCATACAGGAGCTCCCTGACGCATTCTCCGGCGTTTTCTATTCCAACGAACTATTTGATGCATTGCCCGTCCAGATCGCTCAAAACCGAGAGGGACGGATTGAAGAGATTGGTGTGGGAGCAGATCAGGGAAAGCTCATCTTCAAAGCGAGAGAAGATCATCAGGACTCTCTGTCTGATTATCTAATTTGGGCTGAAATCACCCTGCCGGAAGGATATAGGGCCGAGATTCCCATCGCAATGCTCGGACTGCTGGAGAATCTGCAGAATAAACTTGGGAATGCTTACATCGTAACCGCAGATTATGGATATTTCTCAGAACAGCTGCAAACACGCAAAAAAGGGACAATCCGAGGCTACAAAAACCATATTCTTATCCCCGACCCCTTTAAGCATCCATTTCAAATGGATTTGACCTACGACATACCTTTAACAGCCTATATTAAAAAAGCAGCGGAATTTGGCTGGGTGAAAGCTGCTGTCCAAAAGAAAACCGAATTTTTTTGGGAGAACGGTCTTACAGATTTTCTTCAGGAAACCTCTGACCCAAATCCATTTTCAAAAGCAGCAAAAGATAATCGGGCCATCCGATCCCTCTTATCTCACGAAGGAATAAGCGAATCGTTTTATGTTCTCATCCATAAAAAAAGAGGCTGA
- a CDS encoding type II secretion system F family protein, with amino-acid sequence MKTKWKSSDQSLFITRLNSLVQKGYSLDEALRFLSLQTDKKKRTDLLYCLEELKRGTPFFKIMQHLRFHRDVVTYLYFAEQHGDLAFSLNESAELLYRKQEQYKKISKMLRYPVLLIFIMIGVLYIVQHVIAPQFLSVYDSMDMKPSPLNSALLASFQILSAAAVIVPSAAAVCIGYYFLYFRRIQPSSQMRLLMKIPILREGFKLFNSYYISLQLSTLLKGGYLTTKAC; translated from the coding sequence ATGAAGACTAAATGGAAGAGCAGTGACCAGTCACTATTCATCACTCGTTTAAATAGCCTTGTTCAAAAAGGCTATTCCTTAGATGAAGCCCTCCGTTTTTTATCGCTTCAAACGGATAAGAAAAAGCGGACAGATCTTCTTTATTGTCTGGAAGAACTGAAACGCGGTACACCGTTTTTCAAAATCATGCAGCATTTGAGATTTCACCGGGATGTTGTCACCTATTTGTATTTTGCAGAACAGCATGGCGACTTAGCTTTTTCCTTAAATGAAAGTGCTGAGCTGCTCTATCGGAAGCAGGAGCAATACAAAAAAATCAGCAAAATGCTCCGCTATCCTGTCTTGCTGATATTTATCATGATAGGTGTTTTATACATTGTCCAGCATGTGATCGCCCCGCAATTTCTTTCAGTTTACGATTCTATGGATATGAAACCCTCCCCTTTAAACTCAGCTTTACTTGCAAGCTTTCAAATCCTATCAGCTGCTGCGGTCATCGTTCCTTCCGCTGCAGCCGTATGCATCGGATATTATTTTCTTTACTTTAGGCGGATCCAGCCATCCTCCCAAATGAGGCTGCTGATGAAAATTCCAATCCTAAGGGAAGGGTTCAAGCTGTTTAACAGTTATTATATAAGTCTTCAGCTAAGCACCCTTCTAAAGGGGGGTTATCTTACTACGAAAGCTTGCTGA
- a CDS encoding shikimate kinase yields MGLVILTGFMGAGKTTAGIELGKKLNLPVYDTDQLLEEKHRMKVKEMFAEYGEEKFRNFETEMLQSLSDSPAIVTTGGGAVIKEENRHVLKTKGQIFFLHCDFDVLYERLKEDTARPLLKEKSKEQIEKLYESRLACYLDGSVTINTTGKTPEDIADDIISRL; encoded by the coding sequence ATGGGATTAGTCATACTAACCGGATTTATGGGAGCAGGAAAAACGACAGCGGGCATCGAGCTTGGAAAAAAATTAAACCTTCCAGTTTACGATACGGATCAGCTATTAGAGGAAAAACACCGGATGAAGGTTAAAGAAATGTTCGCCGAATATGGGGAAGAGAAGTTTCGTAACTTCGAAACAGAAATGCTCCAGAGCCTTTCCGATTCCCCAGCTATCGTCACAACAGGTGGCGGAGCCGTGATTAAAGAAGAAAACCGCCATGTTCTAAAAACAAAAGGTCAAATCTTCTTCCTGCACTGTGATTTCGATGTCCTTTATGAACGGCTAAAAGAAGATACAGCACGCCCTCTGTTAAAAGAAAAATCGAAAGAACAAATTGAAAAATTATACGAAAGCAGACTGGCCTGCTACCTGGACGGATCTGTAACAATCAATACAACAGGCAAAACCCCTGAAGACATAGCGGACGATATCATTTCCAGATTATAA
- a CDS encoding CpsD/CapB family tyrosine-protein kinase codes for MFPISKAASKKTDRHRLTSYFNPMSKIADQYRSIRTNLQHNPETYKLKSYIVTSPGFKEGKSTTSVNLAVSFSQQGRKVLLIDGDSKNPSLHTTFKIDNSAGLSDVLRGDIRLEEAVGRTEIGRLDILTSGAIKFNHSELLATSALKNIIDYALKDYDCVVLDAPPLLETADVKVMASQCEGLILVVRVGKTDQSKLTDARKRLESFDTAILGIILNEAK; via the coding sequence TTGTTTCCTATAAGTAAAGCTGCTTCTAAAAAAACGGACAGACACAGGCTGACTTCATATTTCAACCCAATGTCCAAAATTGCCGACCAATATCGTTCCATACGCACGAACCTTCAGCACAATCCTGAAACGTATAAATTAAAATCATATATCGTTACCTCTCCAGGGTTTAAAGAAGGAAAATCTACTACAAGTGTAAATCTGGCTGTTTCATTTTCCCAGCAAGGGAGAAAAGTGCTGTTAATTGATGGAGATTCTAAAAATCCCAGCTTGCATACCACTTTCAAGATCGATAATTCGGCCGGACTCAGCGATGTCTTAAGAGGAGATATCCGTCTTGAAGAAGCTGTAGGGAGAACTGAAATTGGACGGTTAGATATTTTAACTAGCGGAGCAATCAAGTTTAACCATTCAGAGCTGCTTGCCACTTCAGCTTTAAAGAACATTATAGATTATGCACTTAAAGATTATGATTGTGTAGTATTAGACGCGCCTCCCCTTCTTGAAACGGCAGATGTCAAAGTAATGGCAAGCCAATGTGAGGGTTTGATCTTAGTTGTCAGAGTTGGGAAAACCGATCAATCGAAACTAACAGATGCAAGAAAAAGACTGGAATCATTTGATACAGCAATCTTAGGGATCATCTTAAACGAAGCAAAGTAA
- a CDS encoding YveK family protein: MEKEIDLKNLFNVIKRRVWILIAFALLFSAAGGLYSAYYTTPVYSASAKIMIRDESKFFNTLTEVMREPVIMKKVAEELKLNRSPEALASQIIVTPAGESQIVEVTVTDANPLIAAKIANSTMKHYMKEIPKLLNFNNMKIIRQATEKVEPYKESPVKKMMMGLIIGIVLSIGLIFLLDSLDDSIRSEAEAEKISGIPILGTVSKMNRKTAPHIKNKRLKLSVRGESVVSYK, encoded by the coding sequence GTGGAAAAAGAGATAGATTTAAAGAATTTATTTAATGTAATTAAGCGACGAGTATGGATTCTAATTGCATTTGCCTTGCTATTTTCTGCAGCGGGCGGCCTATACAGTGCCTATTATACAACTCCAGTTTACAGTGCATCAGCAAAGATTATGATTAGGGATGAGTCAAAATTTTTTAACACTCTGACCGAAGTTATGCGTGAGCCGGTTATTATGAAGAAAGTTGCTGAAGAGCTTAAGCTGAATCGCTCTCCAGAAGCACTTGCTTCCCAAATTATCGTTACCCCTGCTGGAGAATCTCAAATCGTGGAGGTCACGGTTACAGATGCCAATCCACTCATAGCTGCAAAAATTGCAAATTCCACAATGAAGCATTATATGAAGGAAATTCCTAAACTCTTGAATTTTAATAATATGAAGATCATCAGACAGGCAACAGAGAAAGTTGAGCCTTATAAAGAAAGTCCGGTAAAAAAAATGATGATGGGGCTAATCATTGGAATTGTTCTAAGTATAGGACTGATCTTCCTGCTCGATTCTCTTGATGATAGTATCCGTTCTGAAGCAGAAGCTGAAAAGATTTCCGGTATTCCTATCCTTGGGACGGTGTCTAAAATGAACCGCAAAACGGCACCGCATATAAAAAATAAGCGGCTGAAGCTGTCTGTAAGGGGTGAATCTGTTGTTTCCTATAAGTAA